In Plasmodium malariae genome assembly, chromosome: 11, the following proteins share a genomic window:
- the PmUG01_11010600 gene encoding Plasmodium exported protein, unknown function codes for MEEMYRSFISIKILAFVILILICHYNSINNFSKTLCKKYKLDGDLFLTTNRQLSEDSMYIKLNDVIGCNFKYNKLLNEDNSKNNEENVSKIKKFRTTALNGREWNKVPKKIKSSHNSMDKYFEKKIFNLLETFDKSDMKINKMTHNIKRRRMIVSRAIPIFFALFMGLVFTSLSKALVLIYKCTELRNAEHVCAVGSEKCKNFGVSQYVLVAGSVVLIFVIFLFILGIGYTFKKIEKYEKMKENNCKICYF; via the exons ATGGAAGAAATGTACAGGTCTTTCATCAGTATTAAAATCCTTGCATtcgttattttaattttgatatgtcattataatagtata aataacTTTAGTAAAACATTATGTAAGAAGTATAAATTAGATggagatttatttttaacaactAATAGACAACTATCAGAAGATtcaatgtatataaaattaaatgatgtTATAGGATGTaactttaaatataataaattgctaaatgaagataattctaaaaataatgaagaaaatgtatccaaaatcaaaaaatttagaacAACGGCATTAAATGGAAGGGAGTGGAACAAAGTacctaaaaaaataaagtctTCCCATAATAGTAtggataaatattttgaaaaaaaaatattcaatctATTAGAAACCTTTGATAAAAGTgatatgaaaattaataaaatgactcataatataaaaagacgTAGAATGATAGTTTCACGTGCTATCCcaatattttttgctttatttatGGGATTAGTGTTTACTTCGTTATCTAAGGCAttagttttaatttataaatgtactgAACTTCGTAATGCAGAACATGTATGCGCGGTAGGAAGTgagaaatgtaaaaattttggTGTATCTCAATATGTTTTAGTAGCTGGTTCAgtagttttaatttttgtaatatttttgtttatattagGTATTGGATatacctttaaaaaaattgaaaaatatgaaaagatgaaggaaaataattgtaaaatttgttatttttag
- the PmUG01_11010700 gene encoding fam-l protein, which translates to MEQKIKLFLFIKISLFMLLTWIRNFCDDIKTFNKYMDKKYKPGRTINARSYRLLSKCKQDKDINISVIKEGMSNNGFNRKKNICNNVKENTERHRHSHKGSLYFEGYSKKTHKNQYSIPKTKKYSYFEKQIFRELDYKDSLKNYKIINYKEYEKLIRRKRGIKIVLISLLILLLIIPILDFSLRHFLQKDLLELSGLLTVNIPLKTRMVVCRRIYFVVVLFH; encoded by the exons atggaacaaaaaattaagttgttcttatttattaaaatttcattgTTTATGCTTTTAACATGGATACGTAATTTCTGCGACGAcata aaaacttttaataaatatatggatAAAAAGTACAAACCTGGTAGAACAATAAATGCAAGAAGTTATCGATTGCTATCGAAATGTAAACAAGATAaggatataaatatttcagtGATAAAAGAAGGGATGTCAAATAATGGAtttaacagaaaaaaaaatatatgtaataatgtaaaagaaAACACTGAAAGACACAGACATTCACATAAAGgttcattatattttgagGGGTACAGTAAAAAAACTCACAAAAATCAATATAGTATACCTAAAACGAAAAAGTATTCCtattttgaaaaacaaatattcaGAGAACTTGATTATAAAGATAGCCTTAAAAACTACAagataattaattataaggaatatgaaaaattaatacgtAGGAAACGAggaataaaaattgttttaatttcACTACTTATATTGTTATTGATAATACCCATATTAGATTTTTCATTAAGgcattttttacaaaaagaTTTGTTGGAGTTATCAGGGTTGTTAACCGTAAATATCCCTTTAAAAACTCGAATGGTGGTATGTAGAAGGATATATTTCGTCGTTGTTCTCTTTCATTGA
- the PmUG01_11010800 gene encoding Plasmodium exported protein, unknown function — MEQKIKLIFFIKISMLILLDLIEHLYSDLSRFNNSLYEKNSLGRKLDTSIYRLLGNCENNIYSNISDLKVKVPCNIKQKNKKLCIINKKGDKEKNEELYRSSLNKQELIKRLMKNKCTMLHGTYTHYEKKIMNGLNDEAFFKKMMLINHKIYKKSKRKRYVIRTCLLLLLFLLVLVIPILDLSLRNMTKSSNFLSIIGALIIKFPTDSYGDATTPGSVSGWISTSLIIGKEHANIALKVSAILTYFVPFIILVTMLILIILYYYKNVIKNKKFKFMEAFNE, encoded by the exons ATGGAACAAAAGAttaagttaattttttttatcaaaatatcTATGCTTATTCTTTTAGATTTAATAGAACATCTTTACAGCGATTTG agCAGGTTTAACAATTCAttgtatgaaaaaaatagtcTTGGTAGAAAATTAGATACAAGCATTTATCGATTATTGGGAAActgtgaaaataatatttattcaaatatttcaGATTTAAAAGTGAAGGTACcatgtaatataaaacaaaagaacaaaaagttatgtataattaataaaaaaggggataaagagaaaaatgaagaattatatagaaGTTCATTAAATAAGCAGGAATTGATTAAGCgacttatgaaaaataaatgtactaTGTTACATGGGACATATACtcattatgaaaaaaaaattatgaatggACTTAATGATGAggcattttttaaaaaaatgatgttAATTAATCATaagatttacaaaaaatCAAAACGTAAAAGATATGTAATACGAACTTGTTTACTTTTGTTATTGTTCTTATTGGTATTAGTGATACCTATATTAGATTTATCATTAAGAAATATGACAAAGTCTAGTAATTTCTTAAGTATAATAGGGGCGTTAATCATAAAATTTCCAACAGATAGTTATGGTGATGCTACGACGCCTGGTTCCGTAAGCGGGTGGATCTCTACATCGTTAATTATAGGTAAAGAACATGCCAACATAGCATTAAAAGTATCTGCTATACTAACATATTTCGTAcctttcattatattagTTACTATGCTTATattgattattttatattattataaaaatgttataaaaaataaaaaatttaagttcATGGAAGCGTTCAATGAATag
- the PmUG01_11010900 gene encoding STP1 protein → MDSCFSSKLNVRGSGFFTYFYDLNFQKIIQNIKNKSANVNKSDKEAFRNVCRNLSKYLIENKSPPPYYSRFKDTWEGALKKWVQSHYEKIDIHKECPVILEENEMKILELKYDEEDFCEKRSTYLSEIRQLKPRTLKTCGEEYLKKCNEYNDWINKRNIYFRERVSLINGCYRKESVIGKKGKRQKSLCNILEEETFRTSLDCALIDQNPTCKNLQEKKKEDLQESQKTAENPSKTETSMVQAVQTLQGEETKSAPDPQVEENTSTEHQFQLQDKLETEISGLQNKIVQSEFMQPNQVTTSRTQTKANGDDESLKGRITLPNSHPEVPPKPQTPEKHALNAESSIPFTRSANFAKTPKISGLFKKKKKIKRRPVKFLRILNPLLSWKKSEFLAHDHLENLKYDSEKTIKNIIINEHNMNNKVHVSNRKKDRYKTIIEVHMKILEEYRNTKWEYKKGEFLEIFLELFTEEEYTTYPNITNDELIKEDTKSINDIEKQKILWNKWIEKHQNLADKLKKEHWFNNLKNDWKRELDNLKKREELKNDPDEIQNIPFSQREKDIWRQWISEKCIIIKQYIKQDLFNYLTDELQIIPDELDNEKIKDSLLLINIGELSNKEDCQELYKYIKKKLLTKLCILVLMSVLEECKKEQDIENNESHLDNNIIETKEKENSDSKKEFIENISEFNRYFLENTENNDYKTDDIFKKELENWIIEDNTNVNSMKKENTADKYY, encoded by the exons ATGGATAGTTGTTTTTCTTcg AAATTGAATGTTCGAGGTTCTGGATTTTTCACCTACTTTTATGATCTAAAtttccaaaaaattatacaaaatataaaaaataaaagtgcTAACGTAAATAAGAGTGACAAAGAAGCATTTAGAAATGTATGTAGAAATTTGAGTAAATATCTAATTGAAAATAAGTCTCCTCCACCATATTATAGCCGTTTTAAAGATACATGGGAAGGGGCATTAAAAAAGTGGGTACAATCTCACTATGAAAAGATTGATATACATAAAGAATGTCCTGTTATTCTggaagaaaatgaaatgaaaattttagaattaaaatatgatgaAGAAGATTTTTGTGAAAAAAGAAGTACATATCTTAGTGAAATAAGACAGTTAAAACCTAGAACCTTAAAGACGTGTGGTGAGGAGTATTTAAAGAAATGTAACGAATATAACGATTggattaataaaagaaatatttattttcggGAAAGAGTAAGCCTCATTAATGGTTGTTACAGAAAAGAATCTgtaataggaaaaaaagggaaaagacAAAAATCATTATGCAATATACTCGAAGAAGAAACCTTTAGAACATCATTAGATTGCGCGCTCATCGATCAAAATCCAACTTGCAAAAActtacaagaaaaaaaaaaggaagattTACAAGAAAGTCAAAAAACAGCTGAAAATCCATCTAAAACTGAAACTTCAATGGTACAAGCCGTTCAAACTTTACAAGGAGAGGAAACTAAAAGTGCACCAGATCCTCAAGTTGAAGAGAATACTTCTACGGAACATCAATTTCAACTTCAAGATAAATTGGAAACTGAAATATCAGGtctacaaaataaaattgtacaAAGTGAATTTATGCAACCTAACCAAGTTACAACATCAAGAACACAAACAAAAGCTAATGGGGATGATGAATCATTAAAAGGCCGTATTACATTACCAAATTCACATCCTGAAGTTCCACCAAAACCTCAAACTCCCGAAAAGCATGCATTAAATGCTGAGTCCTCAATTCCTTTCACACGTTCAGCTAATTTTGCTAAAACCCCTAAAATTTCAG GgttgttcaaaaaaaaaaaaaagataaaaagaagacCTGTGAAATTTCTGAGAATATTAAATCCTTTACTTTCTTGGAAAAAAAGTGAGTTCTTAGCACACGATCATTTAGAAAACTTAAAATACGATAGCGAAAAAaccattaaaaatataataataaatgaacataaCATGAATAATAAAGTACACGTGTCAAACCGAAAAAAGGATAGGTACAAAACCATCATAGAAGTACATATGAAAATACTCGAAGAATACAGAAATACAAAATGGGAATAcaaaaaaggagaatttttagaaatatttctAGAATTGTTCACAGAAGAGGAATATACAACATATCCTAATATAACTAACGACGAATTAATAAAGGAAGATACTAAAAGTATTAATGAcattgaaaaacaaaaaattctATGGAATAAATGGATAGAAAAACATCAAAATCTTGCTGACAAATTGAAAAAGGAACATtggtttaataatttaaaaaatgattggAAAAGAGAACTAgataacttaaaaaaaagagaagaattaaaaaatgatcctgatgaaattcaaaatattccattttcacaaagagaaaaagatatatggaGACAGTGGATATCGGAGAAGTGTATAATTATTAAGCAATATATTAAACAGGACTTATTTAACTATTTGACTGATGAACTCCAGATTATACCAGATGAACttgataatgaaaaaattaaagattctttgctattaattaatataggAGAATTATCGAACAAAGAAGACTGccaagaattatataaatatataaaaaaaaaattattaacaaaactATGTATACTCGTTCTTATGTCAGTATTAGAAGAATGCAAAAAAGAGCAGGAcattgaaaataatgaatcaCATTTGGATAATAACATAATTGAAActaaggaaaaagaaaattcagacagtaaaaaagaatttatagaAAACATAAGTGAATTTAATCGatattttttggaaaatacGGAAAATAATGATTATAAAACGGACgatatctttaaaaaagagTTAGAAAATTGGATAATAGAAGATAATACAAATGTAAATTCTATGAAAAAGGAGAATACTGCAGACAAATACTACTGA